A part of Halobacillus shinanisalinarum genomic DNA contains:
- the spoVB gene encoding stage V sporulation protein B produces the protein MSKQTFLHGALILVAAGLITRLLGFVNRIVLARVMGQEGIGLYMMALPTLFLAYTITQFGLPVAIAKRVSEAEAIGNERQIKRILVVSLTVTCSLSIVFTIGLFLLSPLVANHLLTDQRALAPLLAIIPILPIVAISSVLRGYFQGRQNMKPQAISQVIEQVVRVCLVILLTKLFHPYGVEYAAAGAMVAVILGELVSLFYMTRQFNIHKKFKLRKTWKKHVENGKNTLNELMTIALPTTGSRFIGSLTNFFEPILVAQSLAIAGLTAIESTKQYGELTGYILPLLYLPTFLTHALSAALVPSISEASAMNKSTTIQHRILQSIRLSLASGGLVTIIFMIFPSIILMTIYGTSHGTFLLQFMAPFFLLHYIQTPLQASLQALDLAKYAMWNTLIGAIIKFTVLVGLSSKPEFGIHGVAVAMVVGVVVVTLLHLLVLMRHASFKLPPLMVIQFATVIAGTGWLGYQLKAHWLVTSQPLPQMMALGVVLTIVYIILLFVCRMIYISEWRLIPWGKIFKHK, from the coding sequence AGGTCTTTATATGATGGCCCTTCCTACATTATTTTTAGCATACACCATTACTCAATTTGGCCTTCCAGTAGCAATAGCTAAAAGGGTATCAGAGGCTGAAGCAATTGGAAATGAACGACAGATTAAGCGAATTCTAGTCGTCTCTCTTACAGTCACTTGCTCGTTGAGTATTGTGTTTACAATCGGTCTATTTCTACTCTCCCCCCTTGTAGCTAACCATTTATTAACCGATCAAAGAGCACTGGCTCCACTTCTAGCTATTATTCCGATCCTTCCTATTGTCGCGATCTCATCTGTATTGAGGGGATACTTTCAGGGCAGGCAAAACATGAAGCCACAAGCGATATCACAAGTCATTGAACAAGTCGTTCGCGTTTGTCTAGTCATTCTATTAACAAAACTGTTTCATCCTTATGGAGTCGAGTATGCAGCAGCTGGAGCTATGGTTGCTGTCATCTTAGGTGAACTAGTTTCTTTGTTTTATATGACTCGTCAATTTAATATCCATAAGAAATTTAAACTTAGGAAAACGTGGAAGAAACATGTGGAAAATGGGAAGAACACGTTGAATGAACTGATGACGATTGCGTTACCCACGACCGGCAGCCGATTCATCGGATCATTGACGAATTTCTTTGAGCCGATACTTGTAGCACAAAGCTTAGCCATTGCAGGATTAACCGCCATTGAATCTACCAAACAATACGGTGAGCTGACCGGATATATTTTACCCTTACTGTATCTACCTACTTTTCTGACACATGCGCTTTCAGCGGCACTAGTTCCTTCAATAAGTGAAGCATCTGCCATGAATAAATCTACAACAATACAACACCGTATCTTACAATCAATTCGCCTTTCCCTCGCTTCGGGAGGGCTGGTTACCATCATTTTTATGATCTTTCCATCTATTATTTTGATGACCATTTATGGTACAAGTCATGGAACATTCTTGTTGCAATTCATGGCTCCATTTTTCCTGCTGCATTATATTCAAACACCTTTGCAAGCAAGCCTGCAAGCATTGGATCTTGCTAAATATGCTATGTGGAACACCTTAATAGGAGCAATTATAAAATTCACTGTCTTAGTTGGTCTAAGTTCTAAACCAGAATTTGGCATCCACGGGGTAGCAGTTGCTATGGTTGTGGGAGTTGTAGTAGTCACACTATTACATTTATTGGTCCTTATGCGTCATGCCAGTTTCAAACTTCCTCCCCTTATGGTTATACAATTTGCAACTGTGATAGCTGGTACCGGGTGGCTCGGCTATCAACTAAAGGCACATTGGTTGGTGACTAGCCAGCCACTGCCTCAAATGATGGCACTTGGTGTAGTTTTAACGATCGTCTATATCATTCTGTTGTTTGTCTGCCGGATGATATATATCAGCGAATGGCGATTAATCCCCTGGGGGAAAATATTTAAACACAAGTAG
- a CDS encoding DUF421 domain-containing protein has protein sequence MFLGTIIVRTIITYLIILIVFRLMGKREIGELSVMDLVVFIIFGEIAVSVIEEPTSSMLNALVPIFILLLIQWGSAIFSLKSQRFRSWFDGRPSVLIKHGKIDEKEMRKQRYNFSDLLLQLREQGIQQVDRVAYAVLEPSGKLSVFEKERDGSSGYAVILIADGKVQYSGLKTIRKNKHWLMNEVKKRGYTSFEEISLCSINDKGELWLDEEDEYTKE, from the coding sequence ATGTTTCTAGGCACAATCATTGTACGTACGATTATAACCTATTTAATTATATTAATTGTGTTTCGCCTAATGGGGAAGAGAGAAATTGGAGAGTTAAGTGTAATGGATCTCGTTGTATTTATCATTTTTGGGGAGATTGCCGTCTCTGTGATTGAAGAACCGACATCCTCTATGCTGAATGCTCTGGTTCCTATATTCATTCTTTTACTTATTCAATGGGGAAGTGCGATCTTTTCCTTGAAAAGTCAGCGATTTAGAAGTTGGTTTGATGGACGTCCTTCGGTGTTAATTAAACATGGGAAAATAGATGAGAAGGAAATGAGAAAGCAGCGCTACAACTTTTCTGACCTCCTGCTACAACTTCGTGAACAAGGGATTCAACAAGTAGACAGAGTTGCTTATGCAGTCCTTGAACCCTCTGGAAAGCTCTCCGTTTTTGAAAAAGAAAGGGATGGCAGCTCAGGGTATGCCGTGATTTTAATTGCCGATGGGAAAGTACAGTATAGTGGTCTAAAGACGATTAGAAAAAATAAACACTGGCTTATGAACGAAGTAAAAAAACGGGGATATACATCATTTGAAGAAATTTCATTATGTTCCATTAACGATAAAGGCGAACTGTGGCTTGACGAAGAAGATGAATATACGAAAGAGTAG
- a CDS encoding ArsB/NhaD family transporter translates to MTTMLALLIFVASYCLIMTEKWNRAIVALTGGVLLLITEVLDWEEAIGFIDWETIALLFSMMVLVSITKKTGVFSFAAIKLAQMVKGRPVPLLIVTALFTAVGSAFLDNVTTVMLFVPVLLSLVDRLNLPAFPYLLTTILFANIGGTATLIGDPPNIMIGQAVEHFTFLSFLFHLGPVVLIIFMIVLVIILLLFKKKLVYDQQLAYRLMDMNARENVVVNKLLFHSILVLMLTITGFMLHPVIHMDITTIAVSGALLLLFLTDKQIEVERVFEEVEWVTLFFFIGLFMLVGGLEKVGIIDEIARGMMVLSGGDMPVTSIMMLWISGLLSGIVDNIPFVAAMIPVVQELQGYGMMNVDPIWWSLALGACLGGNATLIGASANVVVAGIAASHKHPIPFMKFALYGIPVMLLSLIICTIYVFLRYLVPFLS, encoded by the coding sequence ATGACAACCATGCTTGCATTACTTATCTTTGTCGCCAGCTATTGCTTAATTATGACGGAGAAATGGAACAGGGCAATTGTTGCTTTAACTGGTGGAGTACTGCTTCTTATTACTGAAGTACTTGATTGGGAGGAAGCAATCGGATTTATTGATTGGGAAACCATTGCCCTTTTATTTTCTATGATGGTGCTTGTATCGATAACTAAAAAAACGGGTGTTTTTTCCTTCGCTGCCATAAAGCTTGCTCAAATGGTTAAAGGAAGACCTGTCCCTTTGCTGATCGTTACCGCACTCTTTACAGCTGTGGGCTCTGCTTTTTTAGATAATGTGACAACGGTGATGTTATTTGTACCTGTTTTATTATCCTTAGTGGACCGTTTGAATTTGCCGGCCTTCCCTTATCTGTTAACCACCATTCTTTTCGCAAATATCGGTGGTACAGCGACGTTAATTGGTGATCCGCCAAATATTATGATAGGACAGGCCGTCGAACATTTTACTTTTTTGTCTTTCCTTTTCCATTTAGGTCCTGTTGTCCTCATTATTTTTATGATTGTCCTAGTGATTATTTTACTGCTTTTTAAAAAGAAGCTTGTTTACGATCAACAGTTAGCGTATCGATTAATGGATATGAATGCTAGAGAAAATGTGGTTGTCAACAAGCTCTTGTTTCATTCCATTCTTGTATTAATGCTGACGATTACAGGCTTTATGCTTCATCCTGTCATTCACATGGATATTACGACGATAGCTGTGAGTGGTGCTTTGCTGCTATTATTTTTAACAGATAAGCAAATTGAGGTTGAACGGGTTTTTGAAGAGGTAGAGTGGGTAACCTTATTTTTCTTTATTGGATTATTCATGTTGGTAGGCGGACTTGAAAAAGTTGGAATTATTGATGAAATCGCTCGAGGGATGATGGTTTTATCTGGAGGAGACATGCCGGTTACATCAATAATGATGTTATGGATTTCAGGACTACTATCTGGAATTGTTGATAATATTCCTTTTGTTGCAGCCATGATTCCTGTAGTACAAGAGCTTCAGGGCTATGGAATGATGAATGTGGATCCTATTTGGTGGTCGCTAGCCCTTGGAGCTTGCCTGGGAGGAAATGCGACTCTCATTGGGGCTTCAGCGAACGTTGTGGTTGCAGGGATCGCAGCCAGCCATAAACACCCTATTCCTTTTATGAAATTTGCTCTTTACGGCATTCCTGTTATGCTTCTCTCTCTCATCATTTGTACCATCTACGTTTTCCTACGTTATTTAGTCCCTTTTTTATCATAA
- a CDS encoding TIGR04086 family membrane protein, with translation MKKLMQGVLGYGIGSILILMMVVAAVLAILLRFTSIDIDTLNQISLVAGLTILAFGGLIAAYKGEQKGWLSGVLTGLVFVVAMIGFQLIFENSWVTLSQLSYFCGLVIAALLGGMIGVNMPRRSTDNKS, from the coding sequence ATGAAAAAGCTTATGCAAGGGGTTCTTGGTTACGGAATAGGATCAATACTGATTTTGATGATGGTTGTTGCCGCTGTTCTAGCTATTCTTCTCCGCTTTACTTCGATTGATATTGACACATTAAATCAAATTTCTCTAGTAGCCGGTTTAACGATTTTAGCCTTCGGTGGCTTAATTGCTGCTTACAAAGGAGAACAAAAAGGATGGTTATCGGGAGTCTTAACAGGTCTTGTATTCGTTGTTGCTATGATAGGTTTTCAATTGATTTTTGAGAATTCCTGGGTAACGTTATCCCAGTTAAGCTATTTTTGTGGACTGGTTATTGCAGCTTTATTAGGGGGAATGATTGGAGTAAATATGCCTAGGCGAAGCACAGACAACAAATCATAA
- the yajC gene encoding preprotein translocase subunit YajC, with protein MDTLVGLLPIILMFVIFYFLLIRPQQKKQKKVQQMQTELQKGDRIITIGGLHGTIHALDEGTLVITTQDGTQMKFDRSSIRERLNQD; from the coding sequence ATGGATACATTAGTAGGGTTATTGCCGATTATTTTGATGTTTGTCATATTCTATTTCTTGTTAATCCGTCCACAACAGAAGAAGCAAAAGAAAGTGCAGCAAATGCAGACGGAACTTCAAAAGGGAGATAGAATTATTACAATTGGAGGCCTTCATGGTACAATTCATGCTTTAGATGAGGGTACTTTAGTTATTACTACACAGGATGGTACACAAATGAAATTTGATCGTTCTTCAATCCGTGAAAGATTAAATCAAGATTAA
- the tgt gene encoding tRNA guanosine(34) transglycosylase Tgt, producing the protein MVAVTYELIKTCKQTGARLGRVHTPHGSFETPMFMPVGTLATVKTMSPEELERMGASIILSNTYHLWLRPGEDIVEEAGGLHKFMNWNGSILTDSGGFQVFSLSDLRQIEEEGVHFRNHISGEKLFLSPEKAMRIQNSLGADIMMAFDECPPYPADHDYMKKSVERTSRWAERCLEGHQRPDSQGLFGIIQGGEYEDLRRQSAKDLTSLDFPGYAVGGLSVGEPKDVMNRVLDFTTPLLPNDKPRYLMGVGSPDSLIDGSIRGIDMFDCVLPTRIARNGTCMTSQGRLVVRNAKFARDFRPIDEQCDCHTCRNYSRAYIRHLVKANETFGFRLTTYHNLYFLLKLMRQVREAIREDRLGDFREEFFEKYGFNKPNAKNF; encoded by the coding sequence ATCGTGGCAGTCACATATGAATTAATAAAAACATGTAAGCAAACAGGTGCGAGACTTGGCCGTGTTCACACACCTCATGGTTCGTTTGAAACACCAATGTTTATGCCTGTAGGTACGCTCGCTACAGTGAAAACCATGAGTCCTGAGGAGCTTGAGAGAATGGGCGCTTCTATCATTCTTTCTAATACGTATCATCTTTGGCTTCGCCCTGGAGAAGATATTGTAGAGGAAGCAGGCGGATTGCATAAGTTTATGAATTGGAATGGCTCGATTCTTACGGATTCTGGTGGTTTTCAAGTCTTTAGCCTAAGTGATTTAAGGCAAATTGAAGAAGAAGGCGTCCATTTCCGAAATCATATTAGCGGAGAGAAATTATTTTTATCTCCTGAGAAGGCGATGAGGATTCAGAATTCTTTAGGAGCCGATATAATGATGGCTTTTGATGAATGCCCGCCATACCCAGCCGATCACGATTATATGAAAAAGTCTGTGGAACGGACGAGCCGCTGGGCAGAGCGGTGTCTTGAAGGTCACCAGCGGCCAGATTCACAAGGGTTGTTTGGTATTATCCAAGGTGGAGAGTACGAGGATTTGCGCCGCCAGAGTGCGAAGGACCTCACTTCTCTTGACTTTCCCGGCTATGCCGTAGGTGGATTATCTGTTGGTGAACCAAAGGATGTTATGAACCGTGTGCTTGATTTCACGACACCATTGTTACCGAATGACAAGCCGCGTTATCTCATGGGGGTTGGATCTCCGGATTCCCTCATTGACGGTTCCATTCGTGGTATTGATATGTTTGATTGTGTCTTACCTACGAGAATCGCAAGAAACGGGACATGTATGACGTCCCAGGGAAGGCTAGTTGTAAGAAATGCTAAATTTGCACGAGATTTTCGTCCAATTGATGAGCAATGTGATTGCCATACATGCCGGAACTATAGCCGTGCCTATATCCGCCACCTAGTAAAAGCTAATGAAACTTTTGGCTTTAGGCTTACTACTTATCATAATCTTTATTTTTTGTTAAAATTAATGAGGCAAGTTCGTGAGGCCATTAGAGAGGATCGACTCGGTGACTTTAGAGAAGAATTCTTTGAAAAGTATGGTTTCAACAAACCAAATGCAAAGAACTTTTAG
- the queA gene encoding tRNA preQ1(34) S-adenosylmethionine ribosyltransferase-isomerase QueA, which yields MDVRQYDFYLPEELIAQVPLLDRASSRLMVLNKEEQVISHHHFSDIKQFLQAGDCLVLNDTRVLPARLYGSKKDTGGKVEVLLLHQDHEDEWEVLVKPAKKVKMGTEIIFGEGKLVAECIGLSAHGGRKVRFSYGGIFLEVLESLGEMPLPPYIKEQLSDQERYQTVYAKEEGSAAAPTAGLHFTKELLADLKESGVEIAYLTLHVGLGTFRPVSVENVEEHEMHAEFYRLNQETAEQLLRVKSNGGRIISVGTTSTRTLETIMRDHGTFKEASGWTDIFIYPPYQLKAIDGLMTNFHLPQSTLIMLVSALAGRDFILEAYKKAVEERYRFFSFGDAMLIL from the coding sequence ATGGACGTTAGGCAATATGATTTTTATTTACCGGAAGAGCTCATTGCACAAGTGCCGCTATTAGATCGGGCCTCATCAAGATTAATGGTGCTTAACAAAGAAGAACAAGTCATAAGTCATCACCATTTTTCTGACATTAAGCAATTTTTGCAAGCCGGAGATTGCCTCGTGTTAAATGATACACGAGTATTACCCGCTCGCCTGTATGGCTCTAAGAAAGATACAGGTGGAAAGGTAGAGGTGCTTCTCTTACATCAAGACCATGAGGACGAATGGGAAGTGCTTGTTAAACCAGCTAAAAAAGTGAAAATGGGAACGGAAATTATATTTGGTGAAGGAAAGCTAGTTGCAGAATGTATAGGTTTAAGTGCGCATGGGGGAAGAAAAGTACGATTTAGCTACGGGGGCATCTTCCTGGAAGTGCTTGAATCACTAGGGGAAATGCCGCTCCCGCCATATATTAAAGAACAACTGTCGGATCAAGAGCGTTACCAAACGGTTTACGCGAAAGAGGAAGGGTCTGCAGCGGCTCCTACAGCAGGTTTGCATTTTACAAAGGAATTACTGGCAGATCTCAAAGAGAGCGGGGTTGAGATTGCCTACTTAACATTACATGTCGGTCTAGGAACGTTTCGACCAGTAAGTGTTGAAAACGTGGAAGAACATGAAATGCATGCAGAATTTTACCGGTTGAATCAGGAAACAGCTGAACAACTGTTGCGTGTAAAGAGCAATGGCGGACGAATTATTTCTGTAGGGACGACCTCAACTCGTACGTTGGAGACGATTATGCGCGATCATGGAACGTTTAAAGAAGCGAGTGGATGGACAGATATATTTATTTATCCACCATATCAGTTAAAGGCAATCGATGGGTTGATGACGAATTTCCACTTGCCTCAATCGACATTGATCATGTTAGTCAGTGCCTTGGCAGGAAGAGACTTTATTTTAGAAGCATACAAAAAGGCTGTGGAGGAGAGGTATCGATTCTTCAGCTTTGGAGATGCCATGCTGATTTTATAA
- a CDS encoding DUF2905 domain-containing protein yields MTGFGKIFIVIGIVFIVIGLVWSLIGKLPGDISFKKRNVSFYFPIMTSIIVSIVLSLIFYIIGKIR; encoded by the coding sequence TTGACGGGTTTCGGGAAAATCTTTATTGTAATAGGGATTGTGTTTATAGTCATAGGGTTAGTATGGAGTTTGATCGGAAAGCTGCCAGGTGATATCAGCTTTAAAAAAAGGAATGTCAGCTTTTATTTTCCGATTATGACTTCAATTATTGTAAGTATCGTTTTATCATTAATTTTTTATATCATCGGCAAAATCCGTTGA
- the ruvB gene encoding Holliday junction branch migration DNA helicase RuvB, with the protein MEERMISGELQGEEQQIELSLRPETLRQYIGQDKTKENLRIFIEAAKMRHEPLDHVLLYGPPGLGKTTLASIIANEMEGQFRSTSGPAIERAGDLAAILSSLEAGDILFIDEIHRLPRSVEEILYPAMEDFCLDIIVGNGPSARSVRLDLPPFTLVGATTRAGLLSAPLRDRFGVHSRLDFYDTEALCAIVERTADIFHVGIDTDAAVEIARRSRGTPRIANRLLKRVRDIAQVRGEGVISEKTTKTALKMLQVDGEGLDHIDHKLLLAIIDSFRGGPVGLDTIAATIGEESQTIEDVYEPFLLQMGFIQRTPRGRTVTPKAYDHFNREVPEA; encoded by the coding sequence ATGGAGGAACGTATGATATCAGGTGAACTTCAAGGAGAAGAACAGCAAATCGAATTGAGCCTCCGCCCGGAAACGCTTCGGCAGTATATTGGGCAAGATAAAACGAAGGAAAATTTGCGCATCTTTATTGAAGCCGCAAAAATGCGTCATGAACCTCTTGATCATGTACTGCTTTATGGACCGCCTGGTCTTGGTAAGACAACATTAGCGTCAATCATCGCCAATGAGATGGAAGGACAATTCCGATCCACTTCTGGTCCAGCGATTGAACGCGCTGGAGATTTAGCAGCTATTTTATCGTCATTAGAAGCAGGGGACATCTTGTTTATTGATGAAATTCACCGATTGCCCCGTTCAGTTGAGGAAATTCTTTACCCTGCTATGGAGGATTTCTGTTTAGATATTATTGTTGGAAATGGTCCAAGTGCAAGGTCTGTTCGGCTTGATCTTCCACCGTTTACTCTTGTCGGTGCTACAACGAGAGCTGGCTTATTGTCAGCTCCGCTTCGAGACCGGTTCGGTGTTCACAGTCGCCTTGATTTTTATGATACAGAAGCTTTATGTGCGATTGTTGAACGGACAGCGGATATCTTCCATGTAGGGATTGACACAGATGCTGCTGTTGAAATCGCACGAAGGTCACGCGGGACACCGAGGATTGCGAATCGTCTATTGAAGCGGGTCCGTGATATTGCTCAGGTGAGAGGAGAAGGTGTGATCAGTGAAAAAACGACGAAAACAGCACTTAAAATGCTTCAAGTAGATGGAGAAGGGCTTGATCATATTGACCATAAGCTTCTGCTAGCGATTATCGATAGCTTCAGGGGAGGACCTGTTGGTTTAGATACGATTGCAGCTACCATTGGGGAAGAGTCACAAACGATTGAAGATGTGTATGAGCCATTTTTATTGCAAATGGGCTTTATCCAACGAACACCACGGGGGCGGACCGTAACCCCAAAGGCTTATGATCATTTTAACAGAGAGGTGCCAGAGGCTTGA
- the ruvA gene encoding Holliday junction branch migration protein RuvA: MIAYVKGLLTTVEDESITIETQGIGYEVLCANPFHFQNDVKKEIKVHTYHYIREDQQLLFGFRKKEDKLLFAKLLNVSGIGPKGALAILGTVSVPEFVSAIEQEDEKYLTRFPGVGKKTARQMILDLKGKLVIWLPHEENEDSIFYQEDTTSKEKRERIDEALEALKSLGYSERELKLVHTELVNTKNGQVDDLVRQGLQLLMKS; encoded by the coding sequence ATGATTGCTTATGTAAAGGGTCTTCTGACAACGGTAGAGGACGAATCGATTACGATTGAAACACAAGGGATTGGGTATGAAGTTTTGTGTGCCAATCCTTTTCACTTCCAGAACGATGTTAAAAAAGAAATTAAAGTACATACTTATCATTATATAAGGGAAGATCAGCAGCTGTTATTTGGATTTAGAAAGAAAGAAGATAAATTATTATTTGCCAAGCTCCTAAATGTGTCAGGTATTGGTCCAAAAGGGGCTTTAGCGATATTAGGAACAGTAAGTGTACCAGAATTTGTTTCAGCGATTGAACAGGAAGATGAAAAATATTTAACGAGGTTCCCTGGTGTCGGAAAGAAAACAGCACGACAAATGATTTTAGATTTAAAAGGAAAACTAGTTATTTGGCTGCCGCATGAAGAAAACGAAGATTCTATTTTTTATCAAGAGGACACGACTTCAAAAGAAAAGAGAGAACGAATAGATGAAGCTCTTGAAGCATTGAAATCACTTGGCTATTCCGAACGGGAACTTAAATTGGTTCATACAGAGCTTGTAAATACGAAGAATGGCCAGGTAGACGATTTGGTTCGTCAAGGCCTTCAACTGCTAATGAAATCATAG
- a CDS encoding BofC C-terminal domain-containing protein: protein MFRWIYGAMLILSFSVWQLTSVDDGSLTAEDIPTQRTLEKKAEAVSSTVREEPVTFKVTTKKHYLDGVTETTKKQEVIWSMADFWVKYRDWTIVEHELEQMVFSKQVDEISPITEQKGYFGVTAEGELAVFQGTPSEGNIMKSFKPIPLKPLEAKRKLKLEDGIKITSSKHFQQVLSQYVDAKDL, encoded by the coding sequence ATGTTTCGTTGGATTTATGGGGCTATGCTTATTCTCTCGTTCTCCGTCTGGCAGCTTACTAGTGTAGATGATGGTTCGTTAACGGCTGAGGATATCCCCACACAAAGAACGTTAGAAAAGAAAGCTGAAGCGGTTTCCTCTACAGTTAGGGAAGAACCAGTAACATTTAAGGTGACCACAAAAAAACACTACTTAGATGGGGTAACAGAAACGACAAAGAAACAAGAAGTTATTTGGTCGATGGCGGATTTCTGGGTGAAGTATCGTGATTGGACCATTGTTGAACATGAACTAGAACAAATGGTTTTTTCTAAACAGGTTGATGAGATTTCACCGATTACCGAACAGAAGGGCTATTTTGGCGTAACGGCTGAAGGTGAATTAGCTGTATTCCAAGGAACACCTTCTGAAGGAAATATAATGAAATCGTTTAAACCTATCCCTCTAAAACCTTTAGAGGCTAAAAGAAAGCTTAAACTTGAGGATGGAATTAAAATTACTAGTTCTAAACATTTTCAGCAAGTCCTTAGTCAATACGTTGATGCAAAAGATCTTTAG
- a CDS encoding YebC/PmpR family DNA-binding transcriptional regulator, with protein MAGHSKWNNIKRRKGAQDAKRGKIFMRLAREIFMAAKEGGGDPDMNSNLRLAVDKAKSNNMPNENIDRAIKKAIGDLDGVHYEEFTYEGYGPGGVAVMVKVLTDNKNRTAADVRHAFNKNDGNLGENGCVSFMFDRKGYLVINRQTTDADEEEMMLEVIEAGAEEMETGEGQFEIFTVPEDFTAVKSALEASGHTFETSEVTMFPSTYTPLEREGVEKMLKLIDMLEDNDDVQDVYHNLDADDEILEQLS; from the coding sequence ATGGCAGGACATTCAAAATGGAATAATATTAAACGTCGTAAAGGAGCCCAGGATGCCAAACGCGGCAAAATATTCATGAGGCTTGCTCGTGAGATTTTCATGGCTGCAAAAGAAGGCGGCGGGGACCCTGATATGAATTCTAACCTACGTTTAGCAGTCGATAAAGCGAAGTCTAACAACATGCCAAACGAGAATATAGATCGTGCGATTAAAAAGGCAATCGGCGACCTTGACGGGGTCCATTACGAAGAATTCACTTACGAAGGATATGGTCCAGGTGGAGTTGCTGTTATGGTGAAAGTGTTAACAGATAATAAAAATCGGACCGCCGCAGATGTGCGTCATGCTTTTAACAAAAATGATGGGAATCTGGGGGAAAATGGCTGTGTATCCTTTATGTTTGATCGCAAAGGCTATTTGGTCATTAACAGACAGACAACTGATGCAGACGAGGAAGAGATGATGCTTGAGGTTATTGAAGCGGGTGCAGAGGAAATGGAAACAGGTGAAGGACAATTTGAAATCTTCACTGTTCCGGAAGACTTTACTGCAGTAAAGTCAGCGCTCGAAGCAAGCGGTCATACGTTTGAGACTTCAGAAGTTACGATGTTTCCGTCCACTTATACCCCGCTTGAACGAGAAGGCGTAGAAAAAATGTTAAAGCTTATCGATATGCTTGAGGATAACGATGATGTCCAGGATGTTTATCATAATTTAGATGCTGATGACGAAATTCTTGAACAACTGTCATAA
- a CDS encoding YhcN/YlaJ family sporulation lipoprotein → MWKMITMFLLICIFLIACQAEEPAETGEGNYLYEPVEYGGNEAQDHDGRIPTGEDSYFKRRTDEEMRNTKYNESNRSHDNDFNNEDAMEITHAVNEFDEVTQTQTFTNGERVYVAVMINPYDRRNGKVVNKIRQKVETMTDLEVVVYSNNSQWEDVKDMNARLKATQAPENIKEKVTNFFKQDR, encoded by the coding sequence ATGTGGAAAATGATTACAATGTTCCTGTTGATTTGTATTTTTCTTATTGCTTGTCAGGCTGAAGAGCCAGCAGAAACAGGTGAAGGTAACTACTTATATGAACCTGTTGAATACGGAGGAAATGAAGCGCAAGACCACGACGGAAGAATTCCAACAGGGGAAGACAGTTATTTCAAACGCAGAACAGATGAAGAAATGCGTAATACGAAATATAACGAATCAAATCGCTCCCACGATAACGATTTCAACAACGAAGATGCGATGGAAATTACACATGCAGTGAACGAATTTGATGAAGTCACACAAACACAGACTTTTACGAATGGTGAGAGAGTATATGTAGCTGTGATGATTAACCCCTATGACCGAAGAAACGGAAAGGTTGTAAATAAGATTCGTCAAAAAGTGGAGACGATGACAGATCTTGAGGTTGTTGTGTACTCGAATAATAGTCAATGGGAAGATGTGAAAGATATGAATGCGAGGCTAAAGGCCACACAAGCACCAGAAAATATCAAAGAAAAAGTAACAAACTTCTTCAAGCAAGACAGGTGA